One window of Fusobacterium polymorphum genomic DNA carries:
- a CDS encoding DUF4037 domain-containing protein, with the protein MYLDELSKQREKYQTEGNLLKEIEILREILVEIEKQYSSESDEYIKALNELGGTLKYVGYYDEAENNLKKSLEIIKKKYGDNNLAYATSLLNLTEVYRFAQKFNLLEENYKKIVKIYQDNSADNSFSYAGLCNNFGLYYQNIGDMKSAYDLHLKSLDVLKNYDSEEYLLEYAVTLSNLFNPCYQLGMKEKAVEYLNKTIDIFEKNVGTEHPLYSASLNNMAIYYYNERELNKAIEFFERAAEISKKTMGVDSDNYKNILSNIEFIKEEVGKSSNSDTSQSVKTNKENEVIENSRKENLKNIKGLELSKRYFYDIVLPEFQKNLKDILPLSAFGLVGEGSECYGYDDELSQDHDFGPSVCIWLRKDDYLKYKYRINEVLKNLPKTYLAFQELKESEWGYNRRGLLNIEDFYFKFICSSNSPETINDWQKIPETALATVTNGEVFLDNLGEFTEIRKQLLNYYPEPIRQNKIATRLMNISQHGQYNYTRCLRRNDLVAANQCLYLFVDEVIHLVFLLNRRYKIFYKWANRALLDLKILGNEIHKLLQDMVFGQNKIPYVKKICKVLADELRNQKLTDCESEFLGDLGVDIQKNIDDEFFKNYSPWLD; encoded by the coding sequence ATGTATTTAGATGAATTAAGTAAACAAAGGGAAAAATATCAAACAGAGGGAAATCTTTTAAAAGAGATTGAAATTTTAAGAGAAATTTTAGTTGAAATTGAGAAACAATATAGCTCTGAAAGTGATGAATATATTAAAGCCTTAAATGAGTTAGGAGGAACTTTAAAATATGTTGGTTACTATGATGAGGCAGAAAATAATTTAAAAAAATCTTTGGAAATTATAAAAAAGAAATATGGAGATAATAACCTTGCCTATGCTACCAGTCTTTTAAATCTAACTGAGGTATATAGATTTGCACAAAAATTTAATTTACTTGAAGAAAACTATAAAAAGATAGTAAAAATTTACCAAGATAATTCAGCTGATAATAGTTTTTCTTATGCAGGCTTATGTAACAATTTTGGCTTATATTATCAAAATATTGGAGATATGAAATCTGCCTATGATTTACATTTAAAAAGCTTAGATGTATTAAAAAATTATGATAGTGAAGAATATCTTCTTGAATATGCTGTAACATTGAGTAATTTATTTAACCCTTGTTATCAACTTGGAATGAAAGAAAAAGCAGTTGAATATCTAAATAAAACTATTGATATTTTTGAAAAGAATGTAGGAACTGAACATCCACTTTATTCAGCTTCTTTAAATAATATGGCTATATATTATTATAATGAAAGAGAATTAAATAAGGCGATAGAATTTTTTGAGAGAGCTGCTGAAATTTCTAAAAAAACTATGGGTGTAGATAGTGATAACTATAAAAATATTTTAAGTAATATAGAGTTTATAAAAGAAGAAGTAGGAAAAAGCTCAAATAGTGATACTTCACAAAGTGTTAAAACTAATAAAGAAAATGAAGTTATTGAAAATTCAAGAAAAGAAAATTTAAAAAATATTAAAGGATTGGAACTTTCTAAAAGATATTTTTATGATATAGTTCTACCAGAATTTCAAAAAAATTTAAAGGATATACTTCCTTTATCTGCTTTTGGTTTAGTTGGAGAAGGTTCAGAATGTTATGGCTATGATGATGAACTTTCCCAGGATCACGATTTTGGACCATCAGTTTGTATATGGTTAAGAAAAGATGATTATTTAAAATATAAATATAGAATAAATGAAGTTTTAAAAAATTTACCTAAAACTTATTTAGCTTTTCAAGAGCTAAAAGAAAGTGAATGGGGATATAATAGGCGTGGACTTTTAAATATAGAAGATTTCTATTTTAAGTTTATTTGTTCTTCTAATTCACCAGAAACTATAAATGATTGGCAAAAAATTCCAGAAACTGCTTTGGCAACTGTTACAAATGGAGAAGTATTTTTGGATAATTTAGGGGAATTTACAGAAATTCGTAAGCAACTATTGAATTATTATCCTGAACCAATAAGACAAAATAAAATAGCTACAAGACTTATGAATATTTCACAACACGGGCAATATAACTATACAAGATGTCTAAGAAGAAATGATTTAGTAGCAGCTAATCAATGCCTTTATCTTTTTGTTGATGAAGTAATACATCTAGTATTTCTATTAAATAGAAGATATAAAATTTTTTATAAATGGGCAAATAGAGCTTTGTTAGATTTAAAAATTTTAGGAAATGAAATACATAAACTTCTACAAGATATGGTATTTGGACAAAATAAAATACCTTATGTTAAAAAGATTTGTAAAGTTTTGGCAGATGAATTAAGAAATCAAAAATTAACTGATTGTGAGAGTGAATTTTTAGGAGATTTAGGAGTAGATATTCAAAAAAATATTGATGATGAATTTTTTAAGAATTATTCTCCTTGGTTAGATTAA
- a CDS encoding DMT family transporter: MKMKVKNMATLFALLAASIYSINIPLSKLLLKHVGTTMMAGFLYFGAGIGLIVLTNIMKFVGISKEQEPLTKRELPYTIAMVILDIIAPILLMFGISMTNSANVSLLNNFEIVATSIIALVIFKEIISKKLWIAIFLVTIASIILSFEGKGAFVFNKGSLLVLAASTCWGFENNCTKMLSNKDPIEIVTIKGCFSGLGSIIIALIIGEKFPDLIWLFTVMLLGFIAYGLSICLYIIAQKHLGAAKTSAYYSVAPFLGVAFSMLLLHEKPTLQFYIAFLIMIIATIIMVKDTITLQHTHEHEHIHSHEHRHGDIVHTHMHSHKHTHLHIHKGEVENHEHNENTDELKEHTHNHDTIE, encoded by the coding sequence ATGAAAATGAAAGTAAAAAATATGGCAACTTTATTTGCATTACTTGCTGCTTCAATATATTCAATAAATATTCCTTTATCTAAATTGTTATTAAAACATGTTGGAACAACAATGATGGCAGGTTTTCTATATTTTGGTGCAGGGATAGGGTTAATAGTTCTTACTAATATTATGAAATTTGTAGGTATCTCAAAAGAGCAAGAGCCTTTAACAAAAAGAGAATTACCATATACAATAGCTATGGTAATTTTAGATATTATTGCACCAATTTTATTAATGTTTGGTATATCAATGACAAATTCTGCCAATGTTTCACTTTTAAATAATTTTGAAATTGTTGCAACTTCAATTATTGCATTGGTAATTTTTAAAGAGATTATATCTAAAAAACTATGGATAGCTATTTTTTTAGTTACAATAGCAAGTATTATCCTTAGTTTTGAAGGAAAGGGAGCTTTTGTTTTTAACAAAGGTTCTCTTTTGGTTTTAGCTGCTTCTACTTGTTGGGGCTTTGAAAATAATTGTACAAAAATGTTGAGTAATAAAGATCCAATAGAAATTGTTACGATAAAAGGTTGTTTTTCTGGTTTAGGAAGCATAATTATAGCCTTGATTATAGGAGAAAAATTTCCAGATTTAATATGGCTTTTTACAGTTATGTTACTTGGTTTTATAGCTTATGGGCTTAGTATTTGTCTTTATATAATTGCACAAAAGCATTTAGGAGCTGCAAAAACAAGTGCATATTATTCTGTTGCACCATTTTTAGGTGTTGCTTTTAGTATGTTGTTACTTCATGAAAAACCAACATTACAATTTTATATAGCATTTTTAATTATGATTATTGCTACAATTATTATGGTAAAAGACACTATAACATTACAACATACTCATGAACATGAGCATATCCATTCCCATGAACATAGGCATGGTGATATAGTTCATACTCATATGCATAGCCATAAGCATACACATTTGCATATCCATAAAGGAGAAGTAGAAAATCATGAGCATAATGAAAATACTGATGAATTAAAAGAACACACTCATAATCATGACACAATAGAATAA
- a CDS encoding toxin-antitoxin system YwqK family antitoxin codes for MKKYLLGAFLVIAMNLFGAKLSDVKGLEKLKNYNEIKDTQVEKIVNYDVTKSISKKIFSTEDNKFNGVLVKNENNDIVEITFYKDGVSDGVSYTYYLNGDLKSVSTYRKGMIEGPQVLYRPNGKLESEQVFENNSLVSEKYYDKNGKITKEYHFNKLRNGILKKYYKDTEKMSSTSTVMVNREKVDGVEKMSFVLDGETKVFREDGTLMAILQYKDGSLQDLTQKFYYPNGKIQYYVVVAGDEIKDFKVKDRIITYYENGKVNQDCNQQNDGSWVCKNYDKDGKFLDEEIRGAEPISNGDTKFWENILNPVLEVLAN; via the coding sequence ATGAAAAAATATCTATTAGGAGCTTTTCTAGTTATTGCTATGAACTTATTTGGAGCTAAATTATCGGATGTAAAAGGCTTAGAAAAATTAAAAAACTATAATGAAATTAAAGATACCCAAGTAGAAAAAATAGTTAATTATGATGTAACAAAAAGTATATCTAAAAAAATATTTTCAACAGAAGATAATAAATTTAATGGTGTCCTTGTAAAAAATGAAAATAATGATATAGTGGAAATAACTTTTTATAAAGATGGAGTAAGTGATGGAGTATCATATACTTATTATCTAAATGGAGATTTAAAAAGTGTTTCAACATATAGAAAAGGAATGATAGAAGGTCCGCAAGTTTTATACCGTCCTAATGGTAAATTGGAAAGTGAACAAGTATTTGAAAATAATTCTCTTGTAAGTGAAAAATACTATGATAAAAATGGAAAAATAACAAAGGAATACCATTTTAACAAATTAAGAAATGGAATTTTAAAGAAATACTATAAAGATACTGAAAAGATGAGTTCTACTTCTACTGTAATGGTAAATAGAGAAAAAGTTGATGGAGTTGAAAAAATGTCTTTTGTACTTGATGGAGAAACAAAAGTATTTAGAGAAGATGGAACTTTAATGGCTATACTTCAATATAAAGATGGTTCTTTACAAGATTTAACACAAAAATTTTATTATCCTAATGGTAAAATCCAATATTATGTTGTAGTTGCAGGGGATGAAATAAAAGATTTTAAAGTTAAAGATAGAATTATTACTTATTATGAAAATGGTAAGGTTAATCAAGACTGTAATCAACAAAATGATGGAAGTTGGGTATGTAAAAACTATGATAAAGATGGAAAATTCTTAGATGAAGAAATAAGAGGAGCTGAACCAATTTCTAATGGAGATACTAAATTCTGGGAAAATATTTTAAATCCAGTTTTAGAAGTATTAGCAAATTAA
- a CDS encoding MFS transporter, whose protein sequence is MKMISEKNKILFLLHVFVIGLTDSLFFIGIGKLLIDKLNLLIGASLLFALNEFSKILFQFIFSSIDKKFSIKKSIIISELLQSIFLIFIVIFQFYSLAALIVILIILNFLESFFLISEFNLILKISQKEDRKKYNSYISTTNQISGVLGFVIGGYIIFNSQYNLVFIISSILFFISAIFISLIKIEDIKLFVDTSWKKLVKKDNYYILIFTFLIATNTVILSANSILGFKLALNTRKIILYQIANAIGSSLATLIIKYKSSLINKNENNSIVFGLILQGILFYLFNFVNEDKRILLFISISMISFINLSIYNTKLQDYAETKFGSKIYSLRQLSKSLFNFLGISILTYFTIQLKIDYQNILAVFVFLTVIANILLIKNNITTYIVESNK, encoded by the coding sequence ATGAAAATGATTTCAGAAAAAAATAAAATACTTTTTCTATTACATGTTTTTGTTATTGGATTAACTGATAGTTTATTCTTTATTGGAATAGGTAAATTACTGATAGATAAATTAAATTTACTAATTGGAGCCAGTTTACTTTTTGCTTTAAATGAGTTTTCAAAAATCTTATTTCAATTTATTTTTTCTTCTATTGATAAAAAATTTTCTATAAAAAAATCTATTATTATTTCAGAATTACTACAAAGTATATTTTTAATTTTTATTGTAATTTTTCAATTTTATTCATTGGCAGCTTTAATAGTGATATTAATTATCTTAAACTTTTTAGAAAGTTTTTTTCTAATTAGTGAATTTAATTTAATACTAAAAATATCTCAAAAAGAGGATAGAAAAAAATACAATTCATATATTTCAACAACAAACCAAATCTCAGGAGTATTAGGTTTCGTTATAGGTGGATATATTATTTTTAATTCACAATATAATTTAGTTTTTATAATAAGTTCTATTCTATTTTTTATATCAGCTATATTTATAAGTCTAATAAAAATTGAAGATATCAAACTTTTTGTTGACACTTCTTGGAAAAAACTAGTAAAGAAAGATAATTATTATATTTTAATTTTTACTTTTTTAATAGCTACAAACACAGTAATTTTATCAGCAAATTCTATATTAGGTTTTAAATTAGCTTTAAATACAAGAAAAATTATTTTATATCAAATTGCAAATGCTATTGGAAGTAGTCTAGCAACTTTAATAATTAAATATAAATCAAGTTTAATCAATAAAAATGAAAATAATTCAATTGTATTTGGACTTATATTACAAGGGATATTATTTTATTTATTTAATTTTGTAAATGAAGATAAGAGAATCCTTTTATTTATTTCTATTTCAATGATAAGTTTTATAAATCTTTCAATATACAATACAAAACTTCAAGATTATGCTGAAACTAAATTTGGAAGTAAAATATATTCATTAAGACAATTAAGTAAATCATTGTTTAATTTTTTGGGAATAAGTATTTTAACTTATTTTACTATACAATTAAAAATTGATTATCAAAATATTTTAGCTGTTTTTGTTTTTTTAACTGTAATTGCTAATATTTTATTAATAAAAAATAATATTACTACATATATCGTAGAAAGTAATAAATAG
- a CDS encoding DUF2335 domain-containing protein, whose amino-acid sequence MAKNSKQDSDNYKNNKIAKIGITRIHSGPLPDPETLIKYNQVYPNLAKEIVEMAKKQSEHRQYLEKEQVISETKLRLRGQLIGGCAIVILIFLGFVLILNDKNIAGASAVIIALIGIIYSISYGKNKDK is encoded by the coding sequence ATGGCAAAGAATTCAAAACAAGATAGTGATAATTATAAAAACAATAAGATTGCTAAAATTGGTATAACTAGAATTCATTCCGGACCTCTTCCTGATCCAGAAACCCTTATTAAATATAATCAAGTTTATCCCAATTTAGCAAAAGAAATTGTAGAAATGGCTAAGAAGCAGTCCGAACATCGTCAATATTTAGAAAAAGAACAAGTAATAAGTGAAACAAAATTAAGATTAAGGGGACAATTAATTGGTGGCTGTGCTATTGTTATTTTAATATTTTTAGGTTTTGTTTTAATTCTAAATGATAAAAATATTGCTGGAGCCTCTGCTGTTATAATAGCATTAATTGGAATAATTTATAGCATAAGTTATGGAAAAAATAAAGATAAATAA
- a CDS encoding tyrosine-type recombinase/integrase, producing the protein MEIKKIDERDLVVSQRKKRNQDKKKTIFEIYKSEKTVKDYMFHLKDFLHFVYEGENDFSISEVIPLMQDIEKEDVEAYIVHLFEDRKLKKTSVNTILSALKSLYKELESNGLKNPVKYIKLFKVNRNIENVLKVSIDDIRKIIGLYKIDSEKKYRNITILYTLFYTGMRSKELLTLQFKHYLKREDEYFFKLVETKSGKDVYKPIHKSLVKKLEEYKKYLMSMYSLDIKDLDEHYIFSTSILDNSPLSYRSLNAIIQDMGKLIGKDISPHNIRHAIATELSLSGADILEIRDFLGHSDTKVTEVYINARSILEKKVLEKLPEINLDEE; encoded by the coding sequence ATGGAAATAAAGAAAATTGATGAAAGAGATTTGGTTGTTAGCCAAAGAAAAAAAAGAAATCAAGATAAGAAAAAAACTATATTTGAAATATATAAATCTGAAAAAACAGTTAAAGATTATATGTTTCATTTGAAAGATTTTCTGCATTTTGTTTATGAAGGTGAGAATGATTTCTCTATTTCTGAGGTTATTCCACTGATGCAGGATATTGAAAAAGAAGATGTTGAAGCATACATTGTTCACTTATTTGAGGATAGAAAGTTAAAAAAGACTTCAGTAAATACTATTTTATCTGCATTAAAATCATTATATAAAGAGCTTGAAAGCAATGGTTTAAAAAATCCAGTTAAATATATAAAACTTTTTAAAGTGAATAGAAATATCGAAAATGTATTAAAAGTTTCTATTGATGATATAAGAAAAATTATCGGACTTTATAAAATAGATAGTGAAAAAAAATATAGAAATATCACAATATTATATACTCTTTTTTATACAGGAATGCGAAGTAAAGAGCTTTTAACACTTCAATTTAAACATTATTTAAAAAGAGAAGATGAGTACTTCTTCAAATTAGTTGAAACAAAGAGTGGAAAAGATGTATATAAACCTATACATAAATCGCTAGTTAAAAAGCTAGAAGAATATAAAAAATACTTAATGAGCATGTATTCATTAGATATTAAGGACTTAGATGAACACTATATTTTTTCAACTTCCATTTTAGATAATTCGCCATTATCTTATCGTTCACTAAATGCAATTATACAAGATATGGGAAAATTGATAGGAAAAGATATTAGCCCTCATAATATAAGACATGCAATAGCGACAGAACTTTCACTTAGTGGAGCAGATATATTGGAAATAAGAGACTTTTTAGGACATTCTGATACAAAAGTTACAGAAGTATATATAAATGCTAGATCAATTTTAGAGAAAAAAGTTTTAGAAAAACTTCCTGAAATAAATTTAGATGAAGAATAA
- a CDS encoding Dabb family protein, translating into MLNHIVMWKIKEDVEDKEKVKLDIKNGLEGLFGKIKELREIRVETFMETTSTHDIALFVKVDNEETLKNYATNPLHVDIIKNYIKPFVYDRVCIDFFE; encoded by the coding sequence ATGCTAAATCATATAGTTATGTGGAAAATAAAAGAAGATGTTGAAGATAAAGAGAAGGTTAAACTAGATATAAAAAATGGTTTAGAAGGATTATTTGGTAAAATAAAAGAATTAAGAGAAATTAGAGTTGAAACGTTTATGGAAACTACAAGTACTCATGATATTGCATTATTTGTTAAGGTTGATAATGAAGAAACATTAAAAAATTATGCAACAAATCCTTTACATGTTGATATAATAAAAAACTATATTAAACCCTTTGTTTATGATAGAGTGTGCATAGATTTTTTTGAATAG
- a CDS encoding SemiSWEET family transporter produces MSKAKFNAIVGSIGAFIGIFVFISYIPQIIANLNGAKSQPLQPLFAAVSCLIWVIYGWTKEPKKDYILIAPNLAGVILGSITFLTAL; encoded by the coding sequence ATGAGTAAAGCAAAATTTAATGCTATTGTTGGTTCAATAGGTGCATTTATAGGTATTTTTGTATTTATAAGTTATATTCCACAAATTATTGCTAATTTAAATGGCGCTAAAAGTCAACCATTACAACCTCTTTTTGCAGCAGTTTCTTGTTTGATATGGGTTATTTATGGTTGGACAAAAGAACCTAAAAAAGATTATATACTAATTGCACCAAATTTAGCAGGAGTAATATTAGGTAGTATAACCTTTCTTACTGCTCTTTAA
- a CDS encoding DUF6882 domain-containing protein — MKKIGIIILLVFSFLSLTNCNKDKKEEKKNERISFSDKSYKLFEKFANNKKEVMEKLKTLNKEEANKLYEQYVTDNNIILGEIDEVTTEFLDGIYNSSEGKEFTEEDWNNTNKTLNKYDLELWDIGEGIVTIRELPHLYYDVFKDYVTEDYKEYLKIWAKDDEELYQADAGLMISFEELGERIITWENFLNKFPNSTLKQRVIDLLNSYREDYILGMDNTPTIDGGYDNIPITIDEDVKKEYDRFIKKYPNSPTVELIKYFIENYKNENIYELIKNKIFQKFEKDQSIDVISENLGKMIAIKGNYENYILADNNWIVDLSEGYIYSGEKEYPIQIIGISSLKEDGSETWTWAWEYSDNFNEKILTFINNIRWMGRDLKLGVFYNSKLKLSDEVNANILSIIACGISGENLAFDNLNLAYTELQGTLYYAIKDLPNEVFSPVDLREFSDIIVSSIDRYTLNHKLFIESFLEWNKTKYKWQGNSIIADFGKDGELKIDFEKVGDKLIFKELKN, encoded by the coding sequence ATGAAAAAAATTGGTATTATAATACTTTTAGTATTCAGTTTTTTATCATTAACTAATTGTAATAAAGATAAAAAAGAAGAAAAGAAAAATGAAAGAATAAGTTTTTCTGATAAAAGTTATAAATTATTTGAAAAATTTGCTAATAATAAAAAAGAAGTAATGGAGAAATTAAAGACTTTAAATAAAGAAGAGGCAAACAAACTTTATGAACAGTATGTAACTGATAATAATATTATTTTAGGTGAAATAGATGAAGTGACAACAGAATTTTTAGATGGAATTTATAATAGTTCAGAAGGAAAAGAGTTTACAGAAGAAGATTGGAATAATACAAATAAGACATTAAATAAATATGACTTAGAACTTTGGGATATAGGAGAGGGAATAGTTACAATTAGAGAACTACCTCATCTATATTATGATGTATTCAAGGATTATGTAACTGAAGACTATAAAGAATATTTAAAAATTTGGGCAAAAGATGATGAAGAATTATACCAAGCAGATGCAGGTTTGATGATTTCATTTGAGGAACTTGGAGAAAGAATAATAACTTGGGAAAACTTTTTAAATAAATTTCCTAATAGTACATTGAAACAAAGAGTAATTGATTTATTAAATTCATATAGAGAAGACTATATTTTAGGTATGGATAATACACCAACAATAGATGGTGGTTATGATAATATTCCTATTACAATTGATGAGGATGTTAAGAAAGAATATGATAGATTTATAAAAAAATACCCTAATAGCCCAACTGTTGAGCTTATTAAATATTTTATTGAAAACTATAAAAATGAGAATATATATGAACTTATTAAAAACAAAATATTTCAAAAATTTGAGAAAGATCAAAGTATAGATGTTATATCAGAAAATTTAGGAAAAATGATTGCAATAAAAGGAAATTATGAAAACTATATTTTAGCAGATAATAACTGGATTGTGGATTTATCAGAGGGATATATTTATTCTGGTGAGAAGGAATATCCTATACAAATTATAGGAATTTCTTCACTAAAAGAAGATGGAAGTGAAACTTGGACTTGGGCTTGGGAATATTCTGATAATTTTAATGAAAAAATTCTTACATTTATAAATAATATAAGATGGATGGGAAGAGACTTGAAGTTAGGAGTTTTTTATAATTCAAAGTTAAAACTATCAGATGAAGTAAATGCAAATATATTATCAATTATTGCTTGTGGAATATCAGGAGAAAATTTAGCTTTTGACAATCTAAATCTAGCTTATACAGAATTACAAGGAACTTTGTACTATGCAATAAAAGATTTACCTAATGAGGTTTTCTCACCTGTAGATTTAAGAGAGTTTTCTGATATAATAGTAAGTTCTATAGATAGATATACTTTAAATCATAAATTATTTATTGAAAGTTTTTTAGAATGGAATAAAACTAAATATAAATGGCAAGGTAATTCAATTATTGCAGATTTTGGAAAAGATGGAGAATTGAAAATAGATTTTGAAAAAGTAGGAGATAAATTAATATTTAAAGAATTAAAAAATTAA
- a CDS encoding tetratricopeptide repeat protein yields the protein MKKILIIIFTVAIFVIGGIFGYKKILSIEKENKIIQLFNKDSLENFSKNKNEMLEKLKTLNKEEADELYEQYLESNNTILENLNIEHDKLLSGGIYNNEDTSENFTDEEWKIANKFLNKYDLELWYLARGTCIIKEVPDFYYKTFKDYVTDDYKEYLKITSKENEEHYVADSGLCITLEELGDRIVTWENFLEKYPNSKLNDKVNNICNSYRRDYILGVPGGIYDYKESAEEYNRFIKKYPDSPTTELLGYYLEEVNLDKPENNDSEDLSKMIDEYIEKYFYLGSLENRKKGNLFSEQTNTLLKEFNKNKEEVINKLKTLNKEEANKFYEDYLESNNEILEKMNENDYIMLDNAFYIGEGDIDKEKLNKQNKYLDNYGLEVVEIEEGFMLTEKKDFYYNIFKNYVSDDYKDFLKLRSEDIEYIDYLSSINEHPEIVADKVINWEKFLEKYPDSKLRKKANDICYSYRDDYILALTSSQTTEVLKNGKINEDVKELNRFKNKYPNSPTTEIIKYYLENYKNDDINDMLADKNIEIYNKGE from the coding sequence ATGAAAAAAATTTTAATTATCATATTTACAGTAGCAATTTTTGTTATAGGAGGTATATTTGGCTATAAAAAAATTCTTTCTATTGAGAAAGAAAATAAAATTATTCAGTTATTTAATAAAGACTCTTTAGAGAATTTTTCTAAAAATAAAAATGAAATGTTAGAAAAATTAAAGACATTAAATAAGGAAGAGGCAGATGAACTTTATGAACAATATTTAGAAAGTAATAATACAATATTGGAAAATCTAAATATAGAACATGATAAACTTTTGTCAGGTGGTATCTATAATAATGAGGATACTTCTGAAAATTTCACTGATGAGGAATGGAAAATAGCCAATAAATTTTTAAATAAATATGATTTAGAACTTTGGTATCTTGCAAGAGGTACTTGCATAATAAAAGAAGTCCCAGATTTTTATTATAAAACTTTTAAAGATTATGTTACTGATGATTATAAGGAATATTTAAAAATCACTTCTAAGGAGAATGAAGAACATTATGTAGCAGATTCAGGTTTATGTATAACTCTTGAAGAATTAGGAGATAGAATTGTAACTTGGGAGAATTTTTTAGAAAAATATCCTAACAGCAAATTAAATGATAAAGTAAATAATATTTGTAATTCTTATAGAAGAGATTATATTTTGGGTGTTCCTGGTGGAATTTATGATTATAAAGAAAGTGCTGAGGAATATAATAGATTTATTAAAAAATATCCTGACAGCCCAACAACAGAACTTTTAGGATACTATTTAGAAGAAGTTAATCTTGATAAACCTGAGAATAATGACAGTGAAGATTTATCTAAAATGATAGATGAATATATAGAAAAATATTTTTATTTAGGAAGTTTAGAAAATAGAAAAAAGGGAAATTTATTCTCTGAACAAACTAATACTTTATTAAAAGAATTTAATAAAAATAAGGAAGAAGTTATCAATAAATTAAAAACTTTGAATAAAGAAGAAGCTAATAAATTTTATGAAGATTACCTTGAAAGTAATAATGAAATTTTAGAAAAAATGAATGAAAATGATTATATTATGTTAGATAATGCCTTTTATATTGGAGAAGGTGATATAGATAAAGAAAAATTAAATAAACAAAATAAATATTTAGATAATTATGGTTTAGAAGTTGTTGAAATTGAAGAAGGTTTTATGCTAACTGAAAAGAAGGATTTTTACTATAATATTTTTAAAAATTATGTAAGTGATGATTATAAAGATTTTTTAAAACTTCGTAGTGAAGATATAGAATATATAGATTATCTATCTTCTATTAATGAACACCCTGAAATAGTAGCAGATAAAGTTATTAATTGGGAAAAGTTTTTAGAAAAATATCCAGATAGTAAATTAAGGAAAAAAGCAAATGATATTTGTTATTCATATAGAGATGACTATATCCTTGCCTTAACTTCTTCTCAAACAACAGAAGTCTTGAAAAATGGAAAAATTAATGAAGATGTTAAGGAATTAAATAGATTTAAAAATAAATATCCTAATAGTCCAACAACAGAAATTATAAAATATTATTTAGAAAACTATAAAAATGATGATATAAATGATATGTTAGCAGATAAAAATATAGAAATATATAATAAGGGGGAATAA